A single Armatimonadota bacterium DNA region contains:
- a CDS encoding class I SAM-dependent methyltransferase, with product MKTAPAPPVAGLGQPSYVWRFGLERRLSLIRHYVPLEGRRMLDIGCGVGTFVRRLAEFSAYVYGVDIDRQRVRRGAQALTPAPSGGLAVAVSENLPFRDAAFDLVLLHEVLEHVRDDALTLREACRVTRPGGNIVIFCPNRLYPFETHGVFLGKRYIFGNIPLVNYLPDPWRRRLVPHVRAYTGGGLRRLLARLPARIVVHTCVWPGFDNLSARSGFASAVLRRVLYPLEGTPLRIFGLSHFVILEKKD from the coding sequence GTGAAGACAGCGCCCGCCCCCCCGGTGGCCGGCCTGGGCCAGCCCAGTTACGTCTGGCGGTTCGGCCTGGAGCGCCGCCTCTCCCTCATCCGTCACTACGTCCCCCTGGAGGGCCGCCGCATGCTGGACATCGGCTGTGGTGTCGGCACCTTCGTGCGGCGGCTGGCTGAGTTCTCGGCCTACGTCTACGGCGTGGACATCGATAGGCAGCGCGTCCGGCGCGGCGCGCAGGCGCTAACACCCGCCCCCAGCGGAGGCCTGGCGGTGGCGGTGAGCGAAAACCTCCCCTTCCGGGACGCCGCCTTCGACCTGGTGCTCCTGCACGAGGTGTTGGAGCACGTCCGCGACGACGCCCTCACCCTGCGCGAGGCCTGTCGCGTGACGCGGCCCGGGGGCAACATCGTCATCTTCTGCCCCAACCGCCTCTACCCCTTCGAGACGCACGGCGTGTTCCTGGGCAAGCGCTACATCTTCGGAAACATCCCCCTGGTGAACTACCTGCCGGACCCCTGGCGGCGGCGGCTGGTGCCCCACGTGCGCGCCTACACTGGGGGCGGTCTGCGACGCCTTCTGGCCCGCCTGCCAGCCCGGATAGTGGTGCACACCTGCGTCTGGCCCGGCTTCGACAACCTATCGGCCCGCAGCGGCTTCGCCTCGGCGGTGTTGCGACGGGTGCTCTATCCTCTCGAGGGCACACCATTACGAATCTTTGGCCTCTCCCATTTCGTTATTCTGGAGAAGAAGGACTAG